The Deltaproteobacteria bacterium genome includes a window with the following:
- a CDS encoding enoyl-CoA hydratase/isomerase family protein, which yields MDHFEYTLEDHVAVLTMKSGENLFTFEFLDAFYDILDEIENRTKASVLVVTSADKKIWSNGINLQWLMSAVAEDPETAFQFPMRIMKVLRRLLTYPMITIAAINGHAFAGGAIMACAFDFRFMRTERGYFCFPEVDINIPFMPGMDAIIKKALPGPMALEAQFTGKRYTASELEANQVVVNACPVEELMNQVLVFAKAMNKERSTLKIMKEVGFKSILQVMEAEDRAYLESKKTF from the coding sequence ATGGACCATTTTGAGTATACCCTGGAGGACCATGTAGCTGTATTGACCATGAAAAGCGGAGAGAACCTGTTTACCTTTGAATTCCTTGATGCTTTTTACGACATTTTGGATGAAATCGAAAACCGGACCAAGGCCAGTGTTTTGGTGGTTACCAGTGCCGATAAAAAGATCTGGTCCAATGGGATCAATCTGCAATGGCTGATGTCGGCCGTGGCCGAAGACCCGGAAACGGCTTTCCAATTTCCTATGCGCATCATGAAGGTTTTGCGGCGGCTGTTGACCTATCCCATGATCACCATTGCCGCCATCAACGGTCACGCCTTTGCCGGCGGGGCGATCATGGCCTGTGCCTTTGATTTCCGGTTCATGCGCACGGAGCGGGGTTATTTCTGCTTTCCGGAAGTGGATATCAATATCCCCTTTATGCCGGGCATGGATGCTATTATTAAAAAGGCCCTGCCCGGACCTATGGCCCTGGAGGCCCAGTTCACCGGCAAACGGTATACGGCTTCCGAGCTGGAGGCCAACCAGGTCGTGGTCAATGCCTGCCCGGTGGAGGAACTGATGAACCAGGTACTTGTTTTTGCTAAAGCCATGAACAAGGAAAGGTCCACTTTGAAGATCATGAAGGAAGTAGGCTTCAAGTCCATTTTGCAGGTCATGGAAGCCGAAGACAGGGCTTACCTTGAAAGCAAAAAGACTTTTTAA
- a CDS encoding 4Fe-4S binding protein yields MAEQVYHELCEVLAKRRGRYPGKDIPEFYNLVEELFTPDEAGVYNAIPKGFHPAEAIAKEMGKEATEISPILEGMAYKGLCTAGSMGGVTFYSAPTFVPGIFEFQFMRGTHTEKDKRLAKLIHAFKAAVDAEQGPLKFTYPTTRVIPVDRKIQAENTIHTYQEVASYIEKYQPLAVSTCFCRHEAKLIDEKDDCGKPDEVCMQFGMGAQFIIDRKMGRQISKEEAREILNKTEEAGLVHATINRQEIEFLCNCCSCHCMMLKTALAQPKPGLAMNSGFKPQHNSDLCTSCGTCIDRCPTEALTMGDEDKPELNLDRCIGCGVCATGCDFEAISLVARDDILPPPVDQKALQEAIKASRV; encoded by the coding sequence ATGGCTGAACAAGTATATCATGAACTATGCGAGGTACTGGCCAAAAGACGGGGAAGATATCCGGGTAAGGATATCCCTGAATTTTACAATCTGGTTGAAGAACTTTTTACCCCTGATGAGGCGGGTGTCTACAATGCCATCCCCAAGGGTTTTCATCCGGCTGAAGCCATCGCCAAAGAAATGGGAAAAGAGGCGACTGAGATAAGCCCCATTCTGGAAGGGATGGCTTATAAAGGACTTTGCACCGCCGGTTCCATGGGGGGGGTTACCTTTTATAGTGCGCCGACGTTCGTACCGGGAATCTTTGAATTCCAATTCATGAGAGGGACCCACACGGAAAAGGATAAAAGACTCGCCAAATTGATCCATGCCTTCAAGGCGGCCGTGGATGCCGAACAAGGCCCTCTGAAGTTTACTTATCCGACCACCCGCGTCATTCCCGTAGACCGGAAAATTCAGGCCGAGAATACCATCCATACCTATCAGGAGGTAGCTTCCTATATTGAAAAATATCAACCGCTGGCTGTGTCCACCTGTTTTTGCCGTCATGAGGCCAAACTGATCGATGAAAAGGACGATTGCGGGAAACCCGATGAGGTCTGTATGCAATTCGGCATGGGTGCCCAGTTTATCATCGACCGGAAGATGGGCCGTCAGATCTCCAAAGAAGAGGCCCGGGAGATCCTCAATAAAACGGAAGAGGCCGGCCTGGTTCACGCAACCATCAATCGTCAGGAAATCGAGTTTCTGTGCAACTGTTGCAGTTGCCATTGCATGATGCTGAAGACTGCCCTGGCCCAGCCGAAACCCGGATTGGCGATGAATTCCGGGTTCAAACCCCAACATAACAGCGACCTGTGCACTTCCTGCGGGACCTGTATAGACCGGTGCCCCACCGAAGCCCTGACCATGGGGGACGAAGACAAGCCGGAGTTAAATTTAGACCGGTGCATCGGATGCGGTGTTTGCGCCACCGGCTGCGACTTTGAAGCCATTTCCCTGGTTGCGAGGGACGATATCCTGCCGCCACCTGTGGATCAAAAGGCCTTGCAGGAGGCCATCAAGGCCAGTCGGGTTTGA
- a CDS encoding DUF1638 domain-containing protein — MSLLGIIMCQSLELEFANILAKDPDVSTVYVLTDKHSIGFSEAVEASRRGLTKPKDYIGKVFPPEEEFNVVVQCMRVGLHSVIAHLREGVKEAAMGMRPFVDAIFLGYGLCGNALGNPRELLANLHVPLFIPMDEDHPVDDCVGLLIGGRENYYEEQCKCAGTMFWTPGFARHWKEIFREGESRGYEPDILKRLLRNYERVLLIPSPVMEKEELMKSAEEFAERFGLRIETGSGSLEILQRTWLQVKEYFRSVSDRQGINPGTAY; from the coding sequence ATGTCACTTTTGGGAATTATCATGTGCCAGTCTCTTGAGCTTGAGTTCGCAAATATTTTGGCGAAGGACCCGGATGTGTCCACAGTGTATGTATTGACAGACAAACACTCAATTGGTTTTTCGGAGGCAGTGGAGGCAAGTCGGAGGGGGCTGACCAAACCGAAGGATTACATTGGGAAGGTCTTCCCTCCGGAGGAGGAATTCAACGTCGTTGTCCAATGTATGAGGGTGGGACTTCATTCCGTAATTGCCCATTTGCGGGAGGGAGTGAAGGAAGCTGCAATGGGAATGAGGCCTTTCGTGGATGCCATTTTCCTGGGCTATGGATTGTGTGGAAATGCCCTTGGAAATCCAAGAGAGCTTTTGGCAAACCTTCACGTTCCTTTATTTATCCCGATGGACGAAGATCATCCTGTTGACGACTGCGTGGGTCTGCTGATTGGTGGACGCGAGAACTATTATGAAGAGCAATGCAAGTGCGCAGGCACGATGTTTTGGACTCCTGGGTTCGCAAGACACTGGAAAGAGATCTTCAGGGAAGGCGAAAGCAGGGGGTACGAACCCGACATACTGAAACGTCTCCTGAGAAATTATGAACGGGTTCTGCTTATTCCCTCTCCGGTCATGGAAAAAGAGGAACTGATGAAGAGCGCAGAGGAATTCGCTGAGAGGTTTGGACTCAGAATTGAAACGGGCTCAGGGAGTTTAGAAATCCTCCAAAGAACATGGTTGCAAGTGAAAGAGTATTTTCGGTCAGTCAGTGATCGCCAGGGCATAAATCCGGGGACAGCATACTAA
- a CDS encoding formylmethanofuran dehydrogenase subunit E family protein produces MNIRDYMYEEFVDRVKAFHGYEAPGVIIGGFMVDLAYRHLPVGGLLDALCETPKCLPDAIQLLTPCTAGNGWLIVVNVGRFALTLYDKESGEGVRVFVDTDKLDPWPELKAWFFKLKTKKEQDRDVLAAQIKEAGYEICGVQKVKVTGRFIQRRPRGSLGVCPKCKEGYPLNDGPLCLACSGKEVLYLSL; encoded by the coding sequence ATGAACATCCGGGATTATATGTATGAAGAATTTGTGGACCGGGTGAAGGCCTTTCACGGCTATGAAGCGCCGGGGGTCATCATCGGGGGCTTTATGGTCGACCTCGCTTACCGCCACCTGCCGGTAGGAGGGCTTTTGGACGCCCTCTGTGAGACGCCGAAATGCCTGCCTGACGCCATTCAATTGTTAACCCCCTGTACGGCGGGCAATGGCTGGCTTATCGTGGTCAATGTCGGGCGGTTTGCTCTGACTCTTTATGATAAAGAGAGCGGAGAAGGGGTAAGGGTGTTTGTAGATACGGACAAGCTCGACCCTTGGCCGGAATTGAAGGCCTGGTTCTTTAAGTTGAAAACAAAGAAGGAGCAGGATAGGGATGTGCTGGCAGCGCAAATCAAGGAAGCAGGTTATGAAATCTGTGGGGTGCAGAAGGTGAAGGTGACCGGCAGATTTATCCAACGTCGCCCGCGTGGTAGCCTCGGGGTTTGTCCTAAATGTAAGGAAGGATATCCGCTAAATGACGGACCACTGTGTTTAGCTTGTTCCGGCAAGGAAGTTCTTTATTTGTCTCTTTAG
- a CDS encoding radical SAM protein, with amino-acid sequence MPEMRNDRLRLASIEITEQCNNHCPYCDQPKSGLFMPEALFCNLLDELKADGIEAVALGGGEPTLHPLLPEMLGAVRQQGLRAGLTTNGFNPHLVLELADQGYLESFGVSAGKGEWLRLVSHPRAIVNFLLLRGGMNVTIRQAATAMLRGAKCLLLLGYKGARSEFMPSSTELSDVFTMLNILGRKLGVTIAADDNIRRRFGLTTTCGVGFLRVRIDGTREPCCFANCEFRAAPQPISPKIHR; translated from the coding sequence ATGCCGGAGATGAGGAATGACCGGCTTCGCCTGGCTTCGATAGAAATCACAGAACAGTGCAATAATCACTGTCCTTACTGCGATCAACCGAAGTCCGGACTTTTCATGCCGGAGGCGCTATTTTGTAACCTGCTCGACGAGCTTAAGGCCGACGGAATCGAAGCCGTGGCCTTAGGAGGCGGTGAGCCGACACTTCATCCGTTGCTGCCTGAGATGCTCGGAGCGGTTCGTCAGCAAGGGCTTCGCGCTGGACTTACTACCAATGGATTCAATCCTCACTTGGTTCTGGAATTGGCCGACCAGGGATATTTGGAGAGTTTCGGTGTCTCAGCGGGAAAGGGAGAATGGTTGCGGTTAGTCTCTCATCCCAGAGCTATTGTCAACTTCCTGTTGTTGCGGGGTGGTATGAATGTGACGATTCGTCAAGCAGCAACCGCAATGCTTCGTGGCGCCAAATGCCTTCTTCTCCTTGGCTACAAGGGCGCCCGATCCGAATTCATGCCTTCCTCTACCGAACTATCCGATGTCTTCACTATGCTGAACATACTGGGGAGGAAACTGGGCGTGACCATCGCCGCTGATGACAACATCCGCCGCCGATTTGGCCTGACAACCACTTGCGGTGTGGGGTTTCTCCGTGTGCGGATTGATGGCACCCGGGAGCCGTGCTGTTTTGCAAATTGCGAATTCCGGGCCGCACCCCAACCGATTTCACCCAAAATTCATCGATAG
- a CDS encoding MarR family transcriptional regulator: MKTDNCIFFQLAKASQTGIKFMTQKVSGLNITPVQAMVLGFLAEEDQIIAGELGKKVELDSATLTGILDRLEAAGLIERKGNPDDRRSIKIHLTKQGKETGFEARKLIEEANKEFLAAFTENEKKDLRSLIGKLREQFMK, translated from the coding sequence ATGAAAACCGATAATTGTATTTTTTTTCAATTAGCTAAAGCCAGTCAAACCGGCATAAAATTTATGACCCAGAAGGTATCCGGGCTCAATATCACCCCGGTCCAGGCCATGGTCCTGGGGTTCCTGGCCGAGGAAGATCAGATCATAGCCGGTGAACTCGGGAAAAAAGTTGAATTGGACAGCGCCACCTTGACCGGTATTCTGGACCGTCTGGAAGCCGCGGGGTTAATCGAACGCAAAGGAAACCCCGACGACCGGCGTTCCATAAAGATCCATTTAACCAAACAGGGAAAAGAAACAGGATTTGAGGCCAGGAAACTGATCGAAGAAGCCAACAAAGAATTTTTGGCGGCCTTTACGGAAAATGAAAAGAAGGACCTGCGCAGTCTGATCGGCAAGCTCCGGGAGCAATTTATGAAGTAA